One genomic window of bacterium includes the following:
- a CDS encoding nucleoside-diphosphate kinase produces the protein MTGVRHERTLILIKPDGVQRALIGEILGRLERAGLKIVALRMLHADRATLERHYPSGDEWVRTIGGKTKEAFETYGWDVRARMGTDDPLEIGRRVRGWLIEFMQTAPIIAAVFEGVHAVSVTRKLVGATLPVFAAPGTIRGDFAVDAPTVANEEQRPVRNLIHASGTVEEAAHEIGLWFVPDDVHAYSRADETAMFGPPEGSAGTF, from the coding sequence ATGACCGGAGTCAGGCACGAACGCACGTTGATCCTCATCAAGCCGGACGGCGTTCAGCGGGCGCTCATCGGGGAGATCCTCGGGCGGCTGGAACGCGCCGGCCTCAAGATCGTCGCGCTGCGGATGCTCCACGCCGACCGCGCGACGCTCGAGCGTCATTATCCGTCGGGCGATGAGTGGGTCCGGACAATCGGGGGCAAGACCAAGGAGGCCTTCGAGACGTACGGGTGGGACGTCCGCGCGCGAATGGGGACGGACGACCCGCTCGAGATCGGGCGGCGCGTGCGGGGCTGGCTGATCGAGTTCATGCAGACGGCGCCGATCATCGCGGCGGTGTTCGAAGGCGTCCACGCGGTCAGCGTGACGCGTAAACTCGTCGGCGCGACGCTGCCCGTGTTCGCTGCACCCGGCACGATCCGCGGAGACTTCGCGGTCGACGCGCCCACCGTGGCCAACGAGGAGCAGCGGCCGGTCCGCAACCTCATCCACGCCTCGGGCACCGTCGAGGAAGCGGCGCACGAGATCGGCCTGTGGTTTGTACCCGACGACGTCCACGCGTACTCGCGCGCCGACGAGACCGCGATGTTCGGGCCGCCGGAGGGCTCGGCGGGGACCTTCTAG